The Myotis daubentonii chromosome 1, mMyoDau2.1, whole genome shotgun sequence genome includes the window AATGCTATCTTCCCCTGcaccctactttttttttttaaacttctaagTGAATTTACTTCACTACCCCTAAAGGCAGATCTCTGATCTCTTTATAAATGAATtcacccatttattcattcattgattcacttGTTTAACAAAGTTTCATTGATTGCCTGCTAGGTCTCAGGTATTATGTGTGATTCTGAACTTGGCCCAGGAATCTGGAACCTCTAGTTTGGGGCAAAATGAGATGGTGGGAGATGTATGTTCAGAAAACAGGAAGattgccctggccattgtggctcagttggctggagtgttgtcctgtgtcccgaaagggcacatacctgggttgtgggtttgatccccagtggaggtgcatatgggaggcaactgatcactgTTTCCTCtcccattgatgtctctctctctctctctctctctctctctctctctctctctctctctctctctccatctccccctttccccctctctcccccctttcctcccctctctaTAATCAGTAAAAGCATATCCTCTTGTGAGGataacagaaaaagagaaaaaaaggaagatggtCACAGCTAGTATCTAAAGTGGATAAGCTGAAAGGCAGGCACTGGGGAGCAGAGACCCACAACTGGAGTCTCTTCAGAATAGGACACCAGGAACAGGTTGTGAAGAACCTCCTGGATAAATTGCAAGACTGAAGGAATATGAGTTTTGCAATGGACTTGCTCTTGCTATTCTTAAAGTTTTATGATAACTGAAGAACTCCCTTAGCAGGTCAGGAACAGCTTACCTTTTAGCCTTTACTCCCAGCCAATGCATTGGGTTTGAGGAGACTGTTTGGTCCAAGAAAAGGAAGGTGCTTTAGGTTCTTCATACCTAGAGCTACCCATTCCCTCTGCTGCCTTCTGGGCTTTCCAGATGTTAGggcgtgtgtttttttttaggggGTCATGCAGCCTTTCCGAGCTCAGCACACGGAGTGCACACTGATACGTAGGCTAGGAATGCTAATTCTTTCCTTGTGTTGAGGTCCTGAATATAAATTGTCTGGCCTTCACCTGGGCATATTACATGTAAAAGCAACAGCagctttttgtcttatttttttaaagctaaaaagataaattagaatTTATTTCAACAGTACATTATTAAGTGCAGGTGTTACATATACAATCTAtatagaaaaggagagagagagagagagagagagagagagagagagagagagagagaaatcacaaGAGAATGATTTCATCTCCATTGGGAAAACCTCATGAAACTCACCCTGATAATGGGTGTGAAGGGAAAGACATCTCCAGTTCAGGCCTTACTGACCATCTTGCTAAAGGAACTTAGCAGTTCAACTCTCAGAGGTAAACTGGGGACTTCTGGGCTCTCACCGACTCCCTGATGTGTTTCCTAGGGGCTGTTTCCCCGTTTGTCATTTGGGTCAGATCATGTCTCTCCCTGTCCCGAGAATGCCGTGGGGGATCTGGCCTGTGATCCATCTCACTCATCCTGGgctgccttccctctcctccatctctttccggcccctccctggctgccgTGGTTCATTTGTGACCCAACCACACTCACCACTAGCGAATAGTTGTCTTCATAGCTCATGTAGGTCCCTGCCTCATTACCTGCTCACATCCGCCTGCAATTCCtgttctcacccacccacccacccacccacccacccaaagtTAGGGACACCATATTGAATTCTTACCTATACTGGGCCCTGCACACCAGACACTTGTTATTTCTATTTAAGCTATTTATAAGCTATATACACGTATATATCCATATTTAAGCTATAGAGTAAAGCTGATTTAGACTACACTATAGCTCAGTGACTTTCAACCTGTATGccgcaagaatgtttaaaacaggCAATACCtgcctatttagtcaggggcactgaccttttttcccttaggtcataaaaaaagaaaaagaaaaaaagaaaaagaaaacagccaacacaacaatagccatccagagCGAATGAATCAAATACCTATTTTTGgggtcagaatttttttttttttgtagtattattttatttgtcagaATTTCCAGAACCAGGGTCTCTACTGGAcaagtagaaaaatagaaaactgtaCTACGAAAAGGCAACTATGACAAATAAGTATACTCATAAAGGGGCTCCTTGGACTTGAGCAAATGCAGCGTTCACCCTGGGCAGCGTAGCCCACAACAACAGAAAGGAAGTGGTGTCCCCACATTTTgagatgtgtttctctccagAGCTCTACTAGCTGGCCCAGTCCTGGAACCGGAAGCAATCACTTGCTATCTTCCACACTGTGTTGCTAGGTGAGGCCTGGGCAGTCAGAAGGAAGTTCTGGTTGAAGTCGCGTTGTTTGTTGCCTTCAAACTTCACTGTTCCACAGATCACAACGAGGACTGTGGTCTGGCTTGGGGTGGCTTCATCATGTACAGGCTGGCAGTCAACCACATTGATTTGGAACTCACTGGAAGGCAACATTTCAAAAAACTCACTCAAGGACTCTTGTCCTGAAACTGCATTTCCATTCCACACCAGGGTGGCTGTGCCCATGTAGAGGCGGGACAGCAGGCGCCTCCGCTTATCCATGGTGGTGTAGTAGACGTTGACGAACTCCTCAGCAgccctgcaggcttgatccacgtAGGTCTTGAAGTCTACGGATGCCATCTCTGGCTCTCCCAAAGGAGGCCTCCACCCAGGTGCTTCCTGCACCTGAGGGAGCCGGGGCTGCGCCGGCGAAGGCCTGGGTCGGCGTGGGCGGCGACCTCGGTCAGCCCGGGTCGGCGTTGGCGTTGGCGGTTCTCCTCGCGGCGCCCCCTGCGCGGACCATAGCTCCTTGGAGAACTGGCCCCCCGAGGTCGCGGGGCGggcctcagaattttagtaattagtaattagtttatgtgtgccatgagatgaaaaaagttgaaaatcgctgctataCAGTATAGCTGATTTAGGCTACGCTAGAGCTTATGCTATATCTAAGCATTGCATATTCCAGGGGATAAGTGCTATTATGATACCCCTGTTAGGGATGAAAAGAAACCTGAGCTCTAAGGTGGAGTTAGGCACTGCCcttgacgccccccccccccccccccactgctgtGTGAGTGCTCTCTTCAGTGCTGTGTTGCTCAGCAGATGGACTGAAGGTC containing:
- the LOC132220778 gene encoding NTF2-related export protein 1 → MASVDFKTYVDQACRAAEEFVNVYYTTMDKRRRLLSRLYMGTATLVWNGNAVSGQESLSEFFEMLPSSEFQINVVDCQPVHDEATPSQTTVLVVICGTVKFEGNKQRDFNQNFLLTAQASPSNTVWKIASDCFRFQDWAS